CCGTGGTTAGGAAGTCTTGAAAACCTTCCTCTACAGCCGTTAAAACGGATTCAGCGTGAACCACAGGGCGGGCGCCACCTTCCCGTTGCGTCCCTTGGCAATCAACTCCGCCAGTTTGGCGCTCCACATGTCGATCGTCTTCCGGTGGTTGCCGTACATCGTGTAATCCCTGGCGCTTCCGAAAACGGTCGGTTCGTCCGAACGGTAGTCGCCAAACACGGCCAGGCGCTCCCCGGTGCGTGCATCCGTCACACGGCCCGACATCGCCATGTCCCCTTTGGAGATCAACCCCAGGCCGTAGGAAACCCCCGGAATGAAAAAGGAGGATCCCAGGGACAGGAGATTGACGCCCACCAGGGTGCGGTTGATGCTGACAAAGGCTGTCTCCAGTACCAGGTCAGCTTTTTGACGGCTGTCCGCCAGGGCGATGGGAAGTCCCGGCTGTGCGG
This genomic stretch from Akkermansia biwaensis harbors:
- a CDS encoding DUF3313 family protein gives rise to the protein MKSFFPLAFACAALAGLFCSCTEHLLAKIPKTEFAPETLQPWNAPFEGLWVNPKVQGKEKHYKRLYIAPTTIDYLTPGADRHWHPEEFKAQAMKLAGEFDRKLREDLAAQPGLPIALADSRQKADLVLETAFVSINRTLVGVNLLSLGSSFFIPGVSYGLGLISKGDMAMSGRVTDARTGERLAVFGDYRSDEPTVFGSARDYTMYGNHRKTIDMWSAKLAELIAKGRNGKVAPALWFTLNPF